A region of Gemmatimonadaceae bacterium DNA encodes the following proteins:
- a CDS encoding carboxypeptidase regulatory-like domain-containing protein encodes MRYSTLLLLVAGFPKCALAQVAVGTIRAGESRSPLSGAFVALLDTSASVVGGVSTDDRGRFTLHAPEPGTFALMARHPGYQRTITAWLQFGALDSLEVNISLAATAHTLSPIVVTTQRQELLDMELKGVALRTVNGTFVTQAEIEYSAVGTRRLTEVIQNLRIPSLSLRHYRISTGDPRLDGDRTCLVLTRAARNACVTVVIDGLRYTDLDDLLHLDDFISPEQVKAMVFVRPSESGSLFGSESTNGVLLIITKTGAR; translated from the coding sequence ATGAGGTATTCAACGCTGTTGCTGCTGGTGGCTGGATTCCCGAAATGTGCGCTGGCACAGGTCGCCGTCGGAACGATTCGCGCGGGCGAGAGTCGAAGCCCCTTGTCGGGGGCGTTTGTTGCGCTTCTGGATACTTCGGCGAGCGTGGTAGGTGGCGTTTCAACCGACGACCGAGGCAGGTTCACCCTGCACGCGCCCGAGCCAGGCACCTTTGCGCTGATGGCGCGCCATCCTGGTTACCAGCGCACCATCACGGCCTGGTTGCAGTTCGGCGCACTCGACTCCCTGGAAGTCAACATCTCGCTCGCCGCTACCGCGCACACACTGTCGCCTATCGTCGTCACGACTCAGCGGCAGGAGCTCCTCGACATGGAGCTCAAGGGCGTCGCGCTGAGGACGGTGAACGGTACGTTCGTCACGCAGGCAGAAATCGAGTACAGCGCGGTCGGCACGAGACGCCTGACGGAAGTCATTCAGAACCTGCGCATTCCATCGCTGTCGCTGCGGCACTACCGCATAAGTACCGGGGACCCGCGGCTGGACGGAGACCGCACCTGCCTGGTGCTCACCCGCGCGGCGCGCAACGCATGTGTCACCGTGGTCATCGATGGCTTGCGCTACACCGACCTCGATGACCTGCTGCACCTGGACGACTTCATCTCACCCGAACAGGTGAAGGCGATGGTCTTCGTCCGGCCCTCGGAGAGTGGATCACTGTTCGGGTCGGAGTCGACCAATGGTGTCTTGCTGATCATCACGAAGACCGGGGCGCGCTGA
- a CDS encoding glutamine synthetase III, with translation MPSTSRKAAVAAIAGRPAPAATNGAGSIAEIFGINTFGARQMRTKLPKDAFAKLQAAIRLGKKLDVEIAPTVAQAIKEWAISRGATHFTHWFLPQTGMTAEKHDAFLGFDESKSPIETFSGAQLIQSEPDASSFPSGGLRATWEARGYTAWNPASPVFIVESGSVRTLCIPSVFIGYNGEALDEMTPLLRSSDVLSEKAIRLLALIGDKGVQRVYTTLGPEQEYFLIDRTHFALRPDLVMANRTLVGAPPPRGQQLEDHYFGGIPERIQACIAEVEHELYKLGVPIMTRHNEVAPSQFEMAPLFEETDLAVDHNQLVMSILRRVAMRHGLQAIVHEKPFDGVNGSGKHCNWSMSIAADGELDGFNLLRPGKTPHQNVRFLLFLAAVLKGVHKHAGVLRAGIATSGNEHRLGANEAPPAIISVFMGKTLTQLIEDIAAGKQAGKGAAEALISLGVNKLPEIEKDNTDRNRTSPFAFTGNKFEFRAVGASQAIAWPVTILNAAVAEAIEELTEKLAEELKKTKKVDDAVLKVVRTVFRSTSAVRFEGNNYSDEWVREAAKRGLLNLRRSPEALAQLQTPGAKKLFTTLGILSKEELESRYHVRMERYVKDMLIEMHTLKEIADTMILPAAYAYQGTLARSAAEAKAAGIKEIPQVERANEIGVLAKKLKAGRDTLSKLIDRAERLHDKLEACAVLVTGEGADALAEVRAASDALEVLVADDAWPLPKYREMLFPV, from the coding sequence ATGCCAAGCACGTCCCGAAAGGCAGCAGTCGCCGCGATCGCAGGCCGGCCGGCGCCGGCGGCGACCAATGGTGCAGGATCCATCGCCGAGATCTTCGGCATCAACACCTTTGGCGCGCGCCAGATGCGCACCAAGCTGCCCAAGGATGCGTTCGCCAAGCTCCAGGCCGCGATTCGACTCGGCAAGAAGCTCGACGTGGAGATTGCGCCGACGGTCGCACAGGCCATCAAGGAGTGGGCGATCTCGCGCGGCGCGACGCATTTCACGCACTGGTTTCTTCCGCAGACCGGCATGACCGCGGAGAAGCATGACGCATTCCTTGGCTTCGACGAGAGCAAGTCGCCGATCGAGACGTTTTCCGGCGCGCAGCTGATCCAGTCCGAGCCGGATGCGTCGTCGTTCCCGTCGGGCGGACTTCGGGCGACCTGGGAGGCGCGCGGCTACACGGCGTGGAACCCCGCCTCGCCGGTGTTCATCGTCGAGTCGGGGAGCGTGCGGACGTTGTGCATTCCGTCGGTGTTCATCGGCTACAACGGCGAGGCGCTCGACGAGATGACGCCGCTGCTGCGCTCGAGCGATGTGCTGAGCGAGAAGGCGATCCGGCTCCTGGCGCTCATCGGCGACAAGGGCGTGCAGCGCGTCTACACCACGCTTGGCCCGGAACAGGAGTACTTCCTGATCGACCGTACGCACTTCGCGCTGCGGCCGGACCTGGTGATGGCCAACCGTACGCTCGTCGGAGCGCCGCCTCCGCGTGGTCAGCAGCTCGAGGACCACTACTTCGGCGGCATCCCCGAACGTATCCAGGCGTGCATCGCTGAAGTCGAGCACGAGCTGTACAAGCTCGGCGTTCCCATCATGACGCGCCACAACGAGGTCGCGCCCTCGCAGTTCGAGATGGCGCCGCTGTTCGAGGAGACCGACCTGGCGGTCGATCACAACCAGCTCGTTATGTCGATCCTGCGACGCGTGGCCATGCGTCACGGACTGCAGGCGATCGTGCACGAGAAGCCGTTCGACGGCGTGAACGGTTCGGGCAAGCACTGCAACTGGTCGATGTCGATTGCGGCCGACGGTGAGCTCGACGGGTTCAACTTGCTGCGCCCGGGCAAGACACCGCACCAGAACGTGCGTTTCCTGCTCTTTCTGGCCGCGGTGCTCAAGGGTGTGCACAAGCACGCCGGCGTGCTCCGCGCCGGCATTGCGACCTCCGGCAACGAACACCGGCTGGGCGCCAACGAGGCGCCACCGGCGATTATCTCGGTGTTCATGGGCAAGACCCTGACCCAGCTCATCGAGGACATCGCGGCGGGCAAGCAGGCGGGCAAGGGGGCGGCCGAAGCGTTGATTTCGTTAGGCGTGAACAAGCTGCCCGAGATCGAGAAGGACAATACCGATCGCAACCGCACGTCGCCGTTTGCCTTTACCGGCAACAAGTTCGAGTTCCGGGCGGTGGGTGCGTCGCAGGCCATTGCGTGGCCAGTGACCATCCTCAATGCCGCGGTGGCCGAGGCGATCGAGGAGCTGACCGAAAAGCTCGCCGAGGAACTGAAGAAGACGAAGAAGGTCGATGACGCCGTGCTCAAGGTCGTTCGCACCGTCTTCCGGTCGACGAGTGCAGTGCGCTTCGAGGGCAACAACTACTCCGACGAGTGGGTCAGGGAAGCGGCGAAGCGCGGACTCCTCAACCTGCGCCGCTCGCCGGAGGCGCTCGCTCAGCTCCAGACGCCTGGCGCCAAGAAGCTCTTCACCACCCTCGGTATCCTCTCAAAGGAAGAACTCGAGTCGCGCTACCACGTGCGCATGGAGCGCTACGTGAAGGACATGCTCATCGAGATGCACACGCTCAAGGAGATCGCCGACACGATGATCCTGCCGGCGGCGTATGCCTATCAGGGCACGTTGGCGCGGAGTGCGGCCGAAGCGAAGGCGGCCGGCATCAAGGAGATTCCGCAGGTCGAGCGAGCCAACGAGATCGGTGTGCTGGCCAAGAAGCTCAAGGCAGGGCGCGACACGTTGTCGAAGCTGATCGACAGGGCGGAGCGCCTGCACGACAAGCTCGAGGCCTGCGCGGTGCTGGTGACGGGCGAGGGCGCCGATGCCCTGGCCGAGGTGCGCGCGGCGAGTGACGCACTCGAGGTGCTCGTGGCCGATGATGCCTGGCCGCTGCCCAAGTACCGGGAGATGCTCTTCCCGGTCTGA